Below is a genomic region from Hippea sp. KM1.
TTACCGGCGTTATATTCTTTGTGTTTGGCAAGATCATGCCGAAAAAATCAAGCAAGGGCACGGATAGATACTTTGCCATCAGGGGCTTTAAGGAGTTTATGGAAAGGGCAGAAAAGGACCGCTTGAAGAGGTTGTTGGATGAGGACCCTGATTACTTTTACAATACGCTATCGTTTGCCATTGCATTCGGTGAACTAAAGAAGTGGGCGAGGAAATTTGATGATCTGGTTAGTCAGCCGCCCAATTGGTATAGAACAGACAGACACGGAGCATTCTCTGCATATACCTTTGCGACCATGATGGATAGGGATATAACCATGATGGGACAGACATTTACATCCCAGCCCTCATCCAGCGGATCATCTGCGGCCTCTGGCTCGAGCGGTTTCGGGGGTGGCGGATTCTCAGGCGGCGGCTTTGGTGGTGGTGGCGGCAGCAGTTGGTGATTATGCCATCAGTTTTTCTATAGCCGCTTTCCATTTTTGGGGATCCTTAACCAACCATCCTACTTCATCTGTTGCAGTTGAGATTGTGAGTATTTTTCTAAAGACCGTTTTGCCCAAAAACGATAGCCTCAATTGAACGGTTTTGATTTCCTTTACATTGATGAATATGTCCTTTTTAAAATCATACGGTCTGAAGATTAAAGCTTTTTCTGTCAATATGAGTTTGCCGTTTCCCCTTACCTGAAACAATCCCTTTGATTTAACCCCAAAGAGGTTTGCTTCAGCCTCCATTAAAAACACAGCTTGCCCCTTATGGGTTTTTTAAACTTAATCGGCTTTGTGGGGTTTCTCTTGCGCATCATGTATACCACGCCTTTCTTATTTGATGAGTCCTTCACAGTTTCTTGTCTGTATATGCGCATATCCTCATATCTGTCTATTGCGGCGATTTTATCCCTTCTTATTGAATAGCACTCTATTACAACCCTTCCTTTAAGATACGGTGGGCATCTCTCTGTAAGGTATGGGTATAGATGAAAACCCAGGCAGAAACGCCCCCTTGTTGTGCTCTTGCCGCAATATCTAACCTTTAATTTTACAAGCAGGGCGTTGTTTTTGTATCTGCTCTTTAGCGTCCCATACACAAACAGGCGCATATCATAACTGGTCTTCTCTAAGTTGCATATAGAACAGGGTGGTGGCTATTGGTGATAGTGTGCCTATTATCAGCGATGCTGCGGCAGGGCCTATAATCGGTATGAATTTTAAGATTATGGAGATGGGCAGTGATATGATAAACATGATCAATAAAAACACAATAACGCTGCCGAATTTTTGCTTTACCAGCTCATAGCTGCCCATGATGGCTTCCTTAACATCCTTATTTAGAAGCACAACCTCCTGCATGGAGAATAGCGTAAACAGGATTACGACTATGCCGGGTAATACAAATAGCACTATGCCTATAGCCGATGCTATACCGATAATCGTTGAAACCAAAAAGATAATACCAAGTTTGTTCATTACGATGTTGAAGCTTTCGGATAGGTTCAGTCTGTTGTATGCTTCATATTCGTATGCCATGTGTATAATAACGGAGTTGGCTATGAGCATTGCCGTGAATGAAAGCGCTATGCCTATAAATACTATAACAAACCCTATAGCCATTGATGTGTCCGTCTGGTTATACATAAAGCCTATACCAAGCAAGGCTAAAACCAAAGAGATAACCGCAGGCAACAGGGCAGGCACAAAGAATATAGGACGCTTAAACATCATTTCAAATGATTTGCCGATAATCTCCCACATACAAACACCCCCTTATATTCCCGAATTTTTCATTAACATTATATAAAAAGTTGATATAAATTCAAACAAAAGATTTCTATTGATAGCGCTCCAAGATCTCCTTCGGCAGTCTGATCTTCTCTGACTTTACCGAATCCATGATCTTGCTTAATGTCTCTTTTCTTCTGTCTGAGTATTTGTTTTTATACATATTGGCATCGGCCGTTGAGAAGAAGTCCTTTAGCGTGGAGAACTGGCCTTCCTGAACCGCATAACCGCATGATGCAGACAGAAAGACATCGTTATTTGCGTTGAATTCCTCTATCTGTTTGTTGACCCTTTCTATATACTTTAAGGCTCCACTTTCGCTGGTGTTTGGCATTATGATGGCAAACTCATCCCCGCCTATCCTGGCCACTATATCGCTTGCCCTCGCCTGAGAGCTCAATATCCTTGCCAGTGATTTTATTACATAATCCCCTTTCTGATGACCCATGGCATCGTTGATTATCTTTAGGCCGTTTAGGTCGTATATGATCAGGGTGAGCGGATAGTTTCTCCTGTTGAACAACCTCTTTGTCTCCTCCTCAAAGAACCGCCTGTTGTATAGGCCTGTCAGGGAGTCGTGGAAGGCCACATATTCCACCTCTTTCTCCTTTTTGTATCTCTCTGTTGTGTCATAGAAGGATACAACGAACAGCTGCTCCTTGTTTAGCTCTATAAAGCCAACGGACATATCCAGCCATTTTTCCTTATCGGTTTTGGTTATGATGCTTACATTGCAATTTTTACAGCCCTCTTTGCCCTCTGTCATAATCTTTATGTTGCCCTTTATTATGCCCCAGTTCTTTAGCCCCAAGACTGTGTATATATCCTCTAAATCGAAGTTATCGTCTATTTCAAGTATCCGCTTTGCCACCTCGTTTATATAAACCACCTTGCCGTCTGAGTTTAAGACCAGGACCCCTGCGTTTATGATGTTGATGAACTTTTTGAGTTTCTCCCTTTCTTCTTCTGTTTTCCTGTAAAGGAGGACACTGTCTGTTATGTCTTTTGCTATTGATACGCA
It encodes:
- a CDS encoding gamma-glutamylcyclotransferase family protein — its product is MRLFVYGTLKSRYKNNALLVKLKVRYCGKSTTRGRFCLGFHLYPYLTERCPPYLKGRVVIECYSIRRDKIAAIDRYEDMRIYRQETVKDSSNKKGVVYMMRKRNPTKPIKFKKPIRGKLCF